A window from Podospora bellae-mahoneyi strain CBS 112042 chromosome 1 map unlocalized CBS112042p_1, whole genome shotgun sequence encodes these proteins:
- a CDS encoding uncharacterized protein (EggNog:ENOG503NZBQ; COG:V) — MIPTGLGVGLSSLLLCSGTASALVWNTFDGPGSPACHNVSRVHDATSVEDMQSVVKSAILSKSLVRAAGKGHMWYDTQCSDDSTIIIKTAIVAGIYDFSLPEGAPHGSVLVDAGVTFFQLAEYLHDRGASVGYTLTNWNISFGGSVVMGAHRSSIREDSMVAAERNESDDDWLAASTSLGLLGIIARIKLKIYPDSKVYAKQNTEFHQRYYDVVPANFTEQQGFQNTFCVTDLEAFAAKNFLNSRKYLPTSNMLMEEIFFGQWEKPDFREKTTSKAIDK, encoded by the exons ATGATTCCCACAGGCCTTGGTGTTGGCCTgagcagccttctcctctgcTCGGGCACCGCATCAGCCTTGGTATGGAACACCTTTGACGGCCCAGGGTCCCCAGCCTGCCATAATGTCTCCCGGGTCCACGACGCCACCTCCGTCGAGGATATGCAATCCGTCGTCAAGTCAGCCATCCTGTCCAAGTCCTTGGTCCGCGCCGCAGGAAAGGGTCACATGTGGTACGATACCCAATGCAGCGACGACTcgaccatcatcatcaaaactgCCATTGTGGCCGGCATCTACGACTTCAGCCTTCCCGAGGGGGCCCCCCATGGGTCCGTACTTGTTGACGCTGGAGTTACTTTCTTCCAGCTGGCCGAGTATCTCCATGATAGGGGTGCCAGTGTTGGGTACACCCTCACGAACTGGAACATCAGTTTCGGCGGgagtgtggtgatgggggctCACAGAAGCTCGATTAGAGAAGACTcgatggtggcggcgg AAAGGAATgaaagtgatgatgactggtTGGCTGCTTCGACCAGTCTGGGATTGTTGGGAATTATTGCGAGGATAAAACTCAAGATCTATCCTGACAGCAAGGTTTATGCCAAGCAGAACAC AGAGTTTCATCAGCGATATTACGATGTTGTCCCCGCCAACTTCACCGAGCAGCAAGGCTTCCAAAACACGTTTTGTGTGACCGACCTCGAGGCGTTTGCTGCCAAGAATTTTCTCAACAGCCGGAAGTACTTGCCCACATCCAACATGCTCATGGAGGAGATCTTTTTTGGGCAGTGGGAGAAGCCAGACTTTAGGGAGAAGACGACGAGCAAAGCTATTGACAAGTGA